A genomic region of Miscanthus floridulus cultivar M001 chromosome 3, ASM1932011v1, whole genome shotgun sequence contains the following coding sequences:
- the LOC136546227 gene encoding Golgi SNAP receptor complex member 1-1-like → MEASSWDALRKQARRLEAQLDDQMIAYRKLVSMKSDGSENDIESDIERSLKQLQQVNSQMQTWVSSGGSEVLSHTLTRHMEILQDLTQEFYRLRSSLRAKQQHASLLDLRDFDRAKFDVEDPSDSADQALLREQAAIGRSTGQVRISSFRASFNCFS, encoded by the exons ATGGAGGCGTCTTCCTGGGACGCCCTTCGCAAGCAG GCAAGGAGGTTGGAAGCTCAGTTAGATGACCAAATGATTGCATACCGTAAACTGGTTTCTATGAAATCAGATGGTTCAGAGAACGATATTGAGTCTGATATAGAAAGATCGCTGAAGCAGTTGCAGCAAGTAAATTCGCAAATGCAAACGTGGGTATCATCAGGAGGTTCTGAAGTTCTTTCTCATACTCTGACTCGTCATATGGAGATTTTGCAAGACCTTACTCAG GAATTCTATCGGCTTCGATCAAGTCTCAGGGCGAAacaacaacatgcttctctcctTGACTTGAGAGATTTTGACAGAGCAAAGTTTGATGTTGAAGATCCATCAGACTCAGCTGATCAAGCTCTTCTCAGGGAACAAGCTGCGATTGGCAGGAGTACTGGACAGGTACGAATATCCTCCTTTCGGGCATCCTTCAATtgtttctcctaa
- the LOC136546228 gene encoding probable CCR4-associated factor 1 homolog 7, whose product MATPAAEKPEDVEIREVWADNLEAEFAMIRDIVDDYPYVAMDTEFPGVVCRPLGTYKTAAEFNYATLKANVDMLKLIQLGLTFSNEHGGLPALGADGRPCVWQFNFRGFDPRTDVAASDSIDLLRRSGIDFSRHAADGADARRFAELLMSSGVVLNSDVQWVTFHSGYDFGYLLKLLTGTNLPDTMSGFFDLSKIYFPVIYDIKHLMRFCNSLHGGLNKLAELLDVARVGICHQAGSDSLVTALSFKKLKEAYFNGLTEKYAGVLYGLGFEGGETTSAH is encoded by the coding sequence ATGGCGACACCTGCCGCGGAGAAGCCGGAAGATGTAGAGATCCGCGAGGTTTGGGCGGACAACCTCGAGGCAGAGTTCGCCATGATCCGCGACATCGTCGACGACTATCCCTATGTGGCCATGGACACGGAGTTCCCCGGCGTTGTGTGCCGCCCGCTCGGCACTTACAAGACGGCTGCCGAGTTCAACTACGCCACCCTAAAGGCCAACGTTGACATGTTGAAGCTTATTCAGCTCGGGCTCACCTTCTCCAACGAGCATGGTGGGCTGCCGGCGCTCGGCGCAGACGGCCGACCCTGCGTGTGGCAGTTCAACTTTCGAGGTTTTGACCCTCGGACCGATGTGGCTGCATCAGACTCCATCGATCTGCTGCGTCGTAGTGGTATTGACTTCTCTCGCCATGCTGCTGACGGAGCTGACGCTCGCCGGTTCGCTGAGCTTCTCATGTCCTCCGGTGTAGTATTGAATTCAGATGTGCAGTGGGTGACTTTTCATAGTGGCTACGACTTTGGCTACCTGCTCAAGCTACTCACCGGCACAAATCTGCCTGATACAATGTCAGGATTCTTCGATCTCAGCAAGATTTACTTTCCTGTTATCTACGACATCAAACACTTGATGAGGTTCTGCAATAGCCTCCATGGAGGTTTGAACAAGCTTGCTGAGTTGCTTGACGTCGCAAGGGTTGGAATCTGCCACCAGGCAGGGTCTGATTCGCTTGTGACAGCGCTGTCCTTCAAGAAGCTTAAAGAGGCATACTTCAACGGGTTAACTGAGAAATATGCCGGTGTGTTGTATGGGCTTGGCTTTGAGGGTGGAGAGACCACCTCTGCTCACTGA